The region AGAATGTCATAATATTGTACTCCTGGAATTCCTGCTTAATCTGAATATTATGAGCTACTTAAAGAGTTGAACAAGATTTTTGgtctttaagaattattttatggGTTGTTACAGAGCTGAATGAAAACAGTGTATTAAATTATCAAATGTCTTCAAATTGCGTAAGGAAAGCTACTACATAAGTgcataatatttttgaatatttctttacAAGAAAAGCAAACATTATACATTTAAATTGTAAATTGTAATTGCTTACCTCTGATGTCATCCATATATCAAAACCATCATTTTCATCCAGTGCCTCAGGCATAATAGGAATCAAAGATACAAAGTGAGCAACAAGGTCCTAAAATAATATTAACTAAGATTTATTAAGAACATACTATATGTCCATCACCAAGCACAGTGCTTTACATGCATTGTCACCAAATTTAGTACATCCTACAAGCCTTTGAAATGCACactattattacttttattttacaaaagaagaacAAGCTTAGAGTACTAAGATAACCTGcccacactaacacacacactaacacactAACATAATATATGGGTCACATACTAACACAACATATGGGTCTCTGGGAATAAGCCCAAGTTAGCATGACTCCAGACCATGTATATTAATCATTACATTTCactataataaattaaaaatttaaatgtgataCATTacatgtatactttaaaatacaactgtttaagaaaattgaaaaaaggtGTAGAAGAGTAGCAAAAGTTTGATTTTCTTCTAGGTTCAAAATccatcagaattatttttattaataatatccaGTTATAAGTTGCTGCAGCAAGAAGATATTGGTGCAGCCTATTTTTACAAACAACAGAACTTCTGTTGTGGACTGCTACCCCTACGGGGCTGGAGATAAGGACTCAGGTTAGAGTTAACACAGAAAGCTCACCAACATTTTCACTGATTTACAGTAGCTACCGTATATGCACTACTATGACCTCCTACACTAATCATGTTTCTGACTTCATGCAATTAATTAAACATGGCTCACAATTCCTGATAAGCAGAAGAGCTAGGATTTACactacttgtttttttttaaagacaaagactGCCTTTAAAAGAAATCTGAGAGCATTATTATCTCCTTGGACTTTTGGTATCaggaaacaggaaagaagaaaccCAAAAGCAGAGTGTAGTAAAATTTGATCTAAATTAGGACTTTGTTTTAGCTTAAAGAATTCAGGTGAGAGCTTCATACTGgaagaataatataaatattctaaaaagagTCAATTGAGTCAATCaggctcaaataaataaaaggtataaaTGATTTCTCATAGGTGTCCTTTAATCAAAGCTTTTTTTTCCGTTAAAGGGGAGACTAGATTTCTGatttcacattttcctttctcaaagtgaaagaagctatCTCCTCTTCTGAGTTCATAATGATCACCTGTACATGTCTCTTTTGTCAGCTGGTAAATAACAGATACGCATAAAGCCACATAAGGTGAGAAGTGTTATGTTGGCAGTTTACAGAGCAAAAGATAACATAGCCTCTTGACAACAAGAAGCAATCCTTAGAAGGACACAATCTCTTTAGAAATACAACTTTCAATTCTGCCTGAAAATCAAAGGAATTTTTCTGCATCATTTTTCAAAGTCTGACAGGAAGATTATGAAGTTGGTATGGTCACATGAAGTGATGTGGCAACAGTGACCTTCAGTACAAGTGGGCAGAGTGAAGGGCAACAGgaggaaatgttttcttccaCCACACACTCAGGAGCACACATTGCAACACAGATGCTATCTCTCTCAGGAAACTGTCTCAGCAATTTTAATAAGAAAGTTTTACTCaaagttaacattaaaaaataaaccaattaaaataaatataaatttagagtgatcaaaatgttctaaaatttactgtggtgatggctgcacaacttggtatatatattaaaacccactgaattatatactttagaAGGGCaaattatatggtatgtgaatATCTCAATAAATTTACTAACATAAATATCACTTACAAGTCTTGCATTAGAATCATGAAGAAACATATCCAGGAGTTGTTGAGGTGGATTCAATGCTTTGATGTATCTTATTACTAAGATCTGTATCCCTTCATCATTAAAAACAGTAGTGGTGATTCTTCGTTTAGGAAATAATGCCTTACAATTTTTTGTAAAAATCCGTGCTCTCTCCAAAATGTCTATTTGATCTGAAAACTAGAatcaagtttaaaatatttcaacttgCTACCATATTGTTCCCACAGGAAAATATCAAGAACCAACATtcatttttgtcatctttgaAATTAACAGTCCTTTGATAGTATATCTGAAAATAATTCAGTGGAAAGCCTACCTTGTCTAGTTCTGGACTACAGATGGCATATGATATTTGAGGTTCAATAGtagcaaaaatatttaagaaggtactttcttttaaattctgtcCATTATAATCTTCTTTAGGAGACACATAAGTCTTACTCCAAGTATACCCAAGCAAAACAGGTGGAATATTTACTTGAAATGTTCCACTAATCTGAAAGAGTATATGAACAGAATGGATTCTgcatgataaaaataaacatcagTCAAAGATAGCTCAGTTCAGTCTACTCTATTGCAGGAAATAGGCTTGCATGGGTTCATGCTGATTCGACTAATAGGGACTTGCAAAGAATGATAAAGTTTTCCATGATGATCTGCTCACAAGCAACCTTGACACCCTGGGTCCCTCTGTAATATGTAGTATGTGGAAAAGGCAGAAGTAAGAAAGGGATGAAATGAGGAAGGAAGTTAACATACCAGAGTGTTAGAAACTCTTAGAGAATAAAATTTAAGCTCAGAGAAAAATGCTAAAAGACCATGTTACATTTTGCACTGGgtctggaaagagaaaaaaaattgaacagaagGAGAGATGACCCaaagtccactggaggagggaccgtgtgtgtatgtgtgtgtgtgtgaggagataatttaaaataataactacTACTGATAATAACATAACTAATATTAAtagttattgagcacctactatgtataaGGCATTCTTCCAAGTGCTTGATATAGATCACATTATTCAATGAGGTAGACGCCActaatctccattttatagataaggaaatgaGTTCAGAGCATGTGAGGAAGTTGTGACAGGTCACACAACCAATGAGTAGTAGAGCCAGGATTACAATGCAGACGAGTCTACCTTTGAAGCTCACCTTCTTAACTACTTCTCTATCCTAGCATCTGGCCTGAGACTGAGAAGTAACTGCAGGGATTTATAAGAGGAGGCCCTATACCTCCAACAGCTTAAAATCTCCATTGCTCTTTATTCGCAGCACTTGTATTTGTAACGTGCTCCCTCATGACATGCTGTGATTGCATAGAATCATGGAACCCATGGTTACGAAGCAATGTCATTATTCAGAAAATGTATGAATCTGGAATTATGTAACTATTATAAACAAATATGAATGTTGCTTTAAGACCTACAGTTAGCTGACCTTTTCTTCATCAATgaatacaaaaaatatatgaaataaatttgtGGGTATCTCTTAGAGACAGCTAAAATCTTCAAATACTCCAACACCTAAGAGGCACTTGCATACAGGATCATTTCAACTGACTTATCAACATGACAATCAAAATCTGATTCAAAGAAAACAGTAAGTGTTTCTATTAGCCAGAGACAAAAATTTAGAATTAGCAAAAAATCAGTTTCTGTTACCTCAGATTGTTGTAGGAGagcagagaaagggaagacaaTGGATCCAAGCCAATTCTTTCTTATATATGAATGACCACTACAGCTCTTGAAACAGCgatcctattaaaataaataagttttctaTTACTATTCTATATCATGTGATGAATAACTTCACACAAACTTGCAGGTAAGTATAataaattctctttcattttaaaaagaaaccaaagagtaaatagagaagttttttttctcactttcaaaAATTTCTCTAAAAGATAATTGACTATTTAAAGCAATAATAATGACTTGTTGCAGAGTTTATGacatatataaaagcaaaatatatgataaaataacATTAACACAAAGCATAGGAGTAGAAATGGAAGTGTAATAATATCCTGTTCTTACACTATATGTGGAGTGGCATAATATTATAGACTGTCATAAGtgcaataatatataataaaacctAGACaacaattaagaaataaaaaagtacagCTAATAAGCCAATAGTGAAAATAAAGtagaataataaaagtattaacccaaaaaagggaagaaaaaaagatcaaaaaacAGACGGGACAAGCAGAAAACAAACAGGAAGATGGAACCTAGCCAAGTCAGTAATTACACAAAGCGTAAATACCCATTTATTAAAAGATAGAGGTTGTTAACTGAATAAAAAAGGAAGACCCAattatggacgtgagtctgagtgaactctgggagatggtgatggacagggaggcctggcatgctgcgattcatggggtcgcaaagagtcggacacaactgtgcaactgaactgaactgaactgaaagtaaactcattttacatatgaagacacaggttaaaagaaaaaataagaagaaaagaaagaaaacaaacaccaaTGAAAAGAAAGCCGAAATGACTATATTTATAACATACAAAGTAGATTTAAGAAATGTAACCAGGGATAAAGaggaatatttcataataataggGCCATCAATTCATGAAGAAGGAATATAATcttaacagtgtgtgtgtgtgtgtgtgtgctaagttgcttcagtcgtgtctgactctgtgtgacccaatggactgtagccctccaggctcctgtgtccatgagaattctccaggcaagaatagtgcagtgggttgctatgccctcctccagggggtcttccctaccaAGCGATGGAACTTGAGTctgttacgtctcctgcattaccaggcaggttctttacaaccctagcaccacctgggaagccctgtaactCTAATAAAGAGTTATAAAATCAGAGCTAAAAAACATGACACCAAGAGCAattcatgaaaaaatgctcaaggTCATTGtgtgttgttagttgctcagttgtgtctgtttgcgactcgccaggctcctttgtgtatggaattttccaggcaagaacactagaatggattcccattcccttcttcaggggatctccccaacccagggatcaaacccaggtctcctgcattgcaggcagattctttaccatctgaaccaccagggaagccattcaacatcattagttattcagttcagttcagttcagtcactcagtcgtgtctgactctttgagaccccatgaatcgcagcagcagcctccctgtccattaccaactcccggagttcactcagactcggactccatcgagtcagtgatgccatcctgccatctcatcctctgtcgtccccttctcctcctgcccccaatccctcccagcatcagtcttttccaatgagtcaactcttcccatgaggtggccaaagtactggagtttcagctttagcatcattccttccaatgaacacccaggactgatctcctctagaatggactggttggacctccttgcagtccaagggactctcaagagtcttctccaacatcacagttcaaaagcatcaattctttggcgctcagccttcttcacagtccaactctcacatccatacatgaccacaggaaaaaccatagccttgactagacggacctttgttggcaaagtaatgtctctgcttttcaatatgctatctaggttggacataactttccttccaaggagtaagtatcttttaatttcatggctgcagtcaccatctgcagtgattttggagctcagaaaaataaaatctgacactgtttccactgtttccccatctatttcccatgaactgatgggaccagatgccatgatctttgttttctgaatgttgagctttaagccaacattttcactctcctctttcaccttcatcaagaggaaatgcaaattaaaactataatgagatacaaCCACAGgcttattagaatggctaaaattttgaAGTCTGACTACATGCTTGTAAGAATGTGAAAGAACTAGAAGTCTCATACAGTGCTGGTGGAAATAAAAAACTGTACAATCACTTTGAAAAAACAGTTTGTTTCTTAAATGTccacttaccatatgatccagtcatTTCACTCCTATGTATTTACCACCCCCAAATTAAAGCATTTGTATGTAAGACTTCTACACAAATcctcatggtagttttatttataatatccctcccacccccaccatagAAAACCCActtgtccatcaacaggtgaatatTTAAACATACAATACAACGTGTGTTTTCAACAGACTACCACTatacaataaaaagtaatgaactaTTTGATAAATAACACAACATAGacaaatctaaaaataattttttttccctgaacaaAAGCTGCCAGGCCaaggaaaaaagagtgaaaaCTGTATGATACCATTTctataaaattccagaaaatacaAACTATAGTTACTGAAAGCAGATGAATCatttcctggggtgggaagaaggaagggaaggatggaGGTATTCTAACAGGACAGAGGAAAACCTTTGAGAGTGATGCATATATTAATTGCCTTGACTTTGATAATggtttcatgtatatatatacatatgtcaaaatttGTCAAAATACATACTTTATGTGCAGCTTACTGTATGCCAACTACTCCGcaataatgctatttttaaaaattagagacagTGTAGTGGGGTATTAGGCAAAAAAGGGTTTGGCATTCACCACCAATACCACTAACCCCACTGGCATTTACTCTGTAACTCACTTCACTTTTAGCCATTTACGTTTTTCATTTCATCAGCCAAAGTGCTGAAATAGGGGGAATATGGGAAAGGTGTTAGAGAATAGTTCTTGGGATTGGCATGTTGCTTGTTTGAGTTAAGACTGGCATAGGCAACAAACCGCTCCATAGTACTAGTATATACTTATATCCACTGATTTTTACTTGTAATTGGGGAAGATGAGAGCAGTTGGGTTGAGTTTAGGAatcaagaagaagagaaaggacaatGAAGACATGGAAAGGGTTGGCGCACACTGAACCCCACTAGGTCCCTTGTCCTTGGTTTGGCCCCTGGTGATTAGGGTCAGTGGCTGGAGAAGCTCTTCTACTGTGAGATTTTGTGTACAAATACTATTGCTTTAAAGTCTAGATACACAATATGTGGTATGGATTCAGAGAAAATAGGCCCGTTCTGCCCATGTTTGTACAGAATCCAGTGCCTCTTGAGTATTCTGATAACTCTGGGCTCAAGGATAACTGGAGGGATAACACCCTTGGCACAGATGGTGGCATCGTAATCACGGGCAATGTCaacagtggtggtggtgagattctttggacatgactgagcgactgaactgaactgaactgagagctttgGGGGCTGAGTCAAAAGAACCCACATACTGACAACTGTAGCTAACAGTCATGTCTAAGCACATATATGAGGACTTCTCGGAGGCTTCCAGAAAATTTTGCGACGGACTGATAGAGGTTTTGTGAGTAGAAGGTAGAATAAGAATAAGACCTTAAATTATTTATGTTAATGTGATTTCTTTTAAAGCCATAGACTCAAAATTTCTGTTAATATTAAAGTTATACACTATTAACCTGGGCTGAAGTAAGGAGCTAGGAAAAAAGAAGGGAGATAAAAAGGACAATTCATTGTGGTTTTTCCCATATACTGTCTTgctttctgcttcattttatGCTTTTCCATCAACCACCTTTCCCTTGCTGTCATAATTATGGATCATGTTGGCTTACTGCCAAGAAATAATGGCATCAGTTACATAGCATCAccagacatgaatctgaacaaactctgggagatggcgaaggacaggggagcctggtgtgctggagtccatggggtcacaaagagtcggacacaacttattgactgaacagCCACCACAACAAAGGTTAACATGGGCCATTTCTTGACTAAGAAAATTCATTGAATGGTCCTCTTGCAGACAGTCCAGTTTAGAAATGTAAAAACCTTGTAAAAGAAAATGCAATATATGCTGGCTCCCATTTTAATCTgatctctcttttcttctaagaagaacAAATGCCAGGGAGGTAAGGGTCATAATAGACAATATTGAGATTCTACTGATCACACGCCAACTAGGAAGCCATGGTATTCAGTTTCTAAGCCCTGGGTGTGTTGCTGCTGTTTACTTGAATCTGGGGAAGCACTGAAGTTTGAAAAAAGCTACCAGTACACCTGATTCCTCTCTTCAGTTCATAGCCACTGCTTTTGAGATTTACCTACATCTCAGTAAACAATGTAAAGCATCTTAATGTACATACTTTtactataatatatacattaagtATGTATCATAGTATATATCATAGCAAATATGCTTAGTGCAGCAAACCTTGAAAATATGGTAAAGCTTGGCTACCAGGAAGTTCACATGTAGATATAATGTTCAATTGCAGAAACCTAGTTTCCCCAAATTCTTGGTATATTTATCCCTCCTCTTCCTATGTGTGGTTTATGAGCTCTGTTATTTTTGAACTGACTTGTCACATGTctgattttatttcatgttgCTCCATATCCTTTTGAGAAAACGTAGACACTGCATCTAAAAGCAAATTAACAAATACGTTCACAGACTTCATTCAGTCTGAACCTAGAATTATTTCAACATtgattattataattattctacTTTACCTCATGCTTTTCAATAATCATTTCATCAAAAATGttgatatatatattatcttttattttagatAAACTTGAGAAGTTACAATCATGTCCTGGTAAGctgtaaataagaaaacatattcaGATGTTTAACTgattttataaaatcattattcATAAAGGACTATAAAattacctgttttattttcttttttaaagtgtaagtTAAGAAAACCTATGTGTTTTCAAGATGACTGTTATCTTTCATTAGATTCAATATCAAAAAATCTATAGACAATAAATCCTGGAAAGGATGTagaaaaaaaggaaccctcctacactgttggtgggagtgcaaattggtacagccactatggagagcggtatggaggttccttaaaaatcaaaaatagatttgccatatgacccagcaatcccacttatgGGCACATACCCATGTGTGCGCACAcactaag is a window of Bos mutus isolate GX-2022 chromosome 26, NWIPB_WYAK_1.1, whole genome shotgun sequence DNA encoding:
- the CC2D2B gene encoding protein CC2D2B isoform X1 → MIIEKHEDRCFKSCSGHSYIRKNWLGSIVFPFSALLQQSEISGTFQVNIPPVLLGYTWSKTYVSPKEDYNGQNLKESTFLNIFATIEPQISYAICSPELDKFSDQIDILERARIFTKNCKALFPKRRITTTVFNDEGIQILVIRYIKALNPPQQLLDMFLHDSNARLDLVAHFVSLIPIMPEALDENDGFDIWMTSEPVRTDVATSVVKPLKWGKMAEQVTKSVLFVCLGNICRSPIAEAVFRKLVTDQNISDNWIIDSGAVSDWNVGRSPDPRAVSCLRNHGINTAHKARQVTKEDFVTFDYILCMDESNLRDLNRKSNQVKNCRAKIKLLGSYDPQKQLIIEDPYYGNDADFETVYQQCVRCCRAFLEKVH
- the CC2D2B gene encoding protein CC2D2B isoform X3 encodes the protein MIIEKHEDRCFKSCSGHSYIRKNWLGSIVFPFSALLQQSEISGTFQVNIPPVLLGYTWSKTYVSPKEDYNGQNLKESTFLNIFATIEPQISYAICSPELDKFSDQIDILERARIFTKNCKALFPKRRITTTVFNDEGIQILVIRYIKALNPPQQLLDMFLHDSNARLALDENDGFDIWMTSEPVRTDVATSVVKPLKWGKMAEQVTKSVLFVCLGNICRSPIAEAVFRKLVTDQNISDNWIIDSGAVSDWNVGRSPDPRAVSCLRNHGINTAHKARQVTKEDFVTFDYILCMDESNLRDLNRKSNQVKNCRAKIKLLGSYDPQKQLIIEDPYYGNDADFETVYQQCVRCCRAFLEKVH